One Erpetoichthys calabaricus chromosome 8, fErpCal1.3, whole genome shotgun sequence DNA segment encodes these proteins:
- the LOC114656026 gene encoding tumor necrosis factor receptor superfamily member 9-like: MKTCTALLPLAICGFFLSCGVLHACDSWEPDRSNIHNVCCKKCSAGSRHTGVCGPDQSTLCVSCVPGTFNIDPESSSCTRCRICTGKLTVKEPCTSTRNTVCTCVEGFKCVDAECSRCIKQCGKGEETFESGCKKCDSGTFNDKVDGICKPWKKRCRNGEIIKQNGTAESDVLCEPIQTTPSTVTAMTVVVTKKPNTQSGLEMAALLTAASVTMIVILVVLVMFFVTHIYKKKGAGLPVAKTPVVQVAQEEDTRSCRCPEEEQGDSEDSSEMCSKLLLA; encoded by the exons ATGAAGACCTGCACCGCTCTTTTGCCGCTGGCGATCTGTGGATTTTTTCTAAGCTGTGGAGTGTTGCACGCATGTGATAGTTGGGAGCCCGACAGAAGTAACATACACAACGTCTGCTGCAAAAAGTGTTCTGCAG GTTCTCGCCATACCGGAGTGTGTGGACCTGATCAATCCACTTTGTGTGTTTCCTGTGTGCCCGGCACCTTCAATATTGACCCAGAAAGTTCTTCTTGCACAAGATGTCGGATCTGTACTG GTAAACTTACTGTCAAGGAACCTTGCACAAGTACAAGAAACACAGTGTGTACCTGTGTGGAAGGCTTTAAGTGTGTGGATGCAGAATGTTCCAGGTGCATAAAGCAATGTGGCAAAGGAGAAGAGACCTTCGAGAGTG GTTGCAAGAAATGTGATTCTGGAACCTTCAATGACAAGGTGGATGGGATTTGCAAGCCATGGAAAAAAAG ATGCAGAAATGGAGAAATTATTAAGCAGAACGGCACTGCTGAAAGCGACGTGCTCTGTGAGCCAATCCAGACTACACCAAGCACAGTGACTGCCATGACTGTCGTGGTTACAAAGAAACCCAACACTCAATCAG GTCTAGAAATGGCTGCTTTGTTGACTGCTGCAAGCGTGACCATGATAGTTATATTAGTTGTGCTGGTGATGTTTTTTGTGACACACATCTACAAGAAGAAAGGTGCAGGCTTACCAG TGGCCAAGACCCCTGTTGTCCAAGTTGCCCAAGAAGAGGACACCCGAAGCTGTCGGTGCCCTGAAGAGGAGCAGGGAGACAGTGAAGACAGCAGTGAAATGTGCAGCAAACTCCTGTTAGCGTGA